The window TTAAGCAAAATACAAATCGACGCCACTGAAGCTAGGCGTAGAACTCGTCAGTAGATTCTAACCAAAAAGAGCAGAAATACAAATCGACGCCATTGAAGGAGCAAACTCTAACCTGAATCTGCCAAACAAACTTAATTGTCTTCTTTGATGTTTCAGGCAATAAGCTGGACGTACCGTCTTACTGGTGAATACGAAGATAAGGTGCGTGCGGCTAGGAGAGTGACCGCGCTTGTTCGGAAGGCGTTGGTTCAGATTGAGCAATCGAGCAAAGAGAATGTGGCGCTTGTGAAGGATTTGACAGCTTCTCTGAAGCAGTCCTAGCGAAAGCTCACTTTCGAGTCGGAGCCACTTAGGAGAGCAAGGGATGAGCGTGGAGAGCATGAGCGCGCAAAGGCTGCTGTCGTGATTAGGACGCATCGGGAGCTTATTAAACATTTAAGGACGCACATGATTTCGACGTGCGAGAGACAGCCCCACTTGCTCGTTCTTAGCCAAGTGACCGGGAATAAGGAGTGTCTTCAGAAGTTGATTAACAGGGCCATCTCAATTCCCGAGGGTAAGATGTCACGCCTCGCAGCTACCCAGGAGGAGTTTCAGGCGAAGGTGGACGGAGTTGTGGTGTCGCCGCTTTCTGATAGTGATCTAGAGCCATTCCTGGAGGCTGCTGATGGAGGCACCGATGATACTGCTAACGAGTGATATGTTCTCGTGTTATTGCTTGTTGTTCTTAATTTTGGATCTCTTTTTATCATAGCGAACTTGATTGCTGattgcttttgtatttttcccTTTGGTATTACAAACTTGGTTGCTTTTGCTTTAAGAGTTTGGTCATTCGTACTTTATTGACGATTTTCACGCCTTCTCCCTCTGATGGACTCCACCAAGCAAGACACTCCACATTAGGTTTGTCTAAATCGTGCTCGAGCGAACAGTACTATTGGTCTCCTAACTCCTTCGAAACTTCACCAAACATATCGTCTCTCGGAGACATGGCGCAAGACCTTGCAAAACCAATTATGCAATCAATCAGTGATGATGGTGCATAACACCTCTCCAATAACGACATGACACTGATATACAACAATGCGAGCCACAAGCTCCACACCTTCAAGCATGTCACTCCACGCCTCGTATCTACGCCTCGTATCAAGCCGCTCCACGCCTTGTATCAAGCCGCTCCACGCCTTGTATCAAGCTCCACATCTTGTATCATGTTGCTCCACGCCTCGTATCGTCGCTCCAGGAATCATATCAAATTGTTCCACGCTTCGTATCATTTCGTTCCATGCCTTGTATCATGTCCCTCCACGCCTCGTATCAAGTCACTCCACACCTGTTTTGCAAGGTCTTGCGACGTGGCTTTAAGATACAGCATTTCAAGCCACAAGCTCCACACCTTGTAACATGTCACTCCAAGCGTTGTATCAAGTCGTTGAATGTCTCGTATCATGCCGCTCCACGCTTCGTACCAAGCTCCATGCCCCGTATCAAGTAGCTCCACGCTTCAAATCAAGTCGCTCCACGCTTTGTATCAAATCTCTCCACGCCTCCTATCAAGCTACACACATTGTATCATGTCGTTCTACGCCTCGTATCATGTCGCTTCACACCTCGTATCAAGCCGTTCTACGCCTCGTATCAAGCCGCTCCACGATTTCAGTTCGTATCAAGTTGTTGCACCCCTCATATCAAGTCGCTCTACGCCTCATATCAAACGCTCTACGCCTCGTATCAAGCGCTCCACACCTCTTATTAAGCGCTCTACACGCATACTCATTACAATCTCAATAAATCCAAGGCTCCGACAAAAACAGACGAACGAGACGAGGGGACAACGTTAGGCGCCAAGACCATCACACCTTCAGATTCTTCGCGCCACGGCTCCATCGCGCCGAGACCATCACGCCTTCGGACTCTGCGCACCACCTTTTTGTCACGCCAAAGCCTTAGATGTTTCACAAGCCTCCAAATCAACAACCCATCACGCCAAGATCCACGCGTCACGACCAACCGAGCCTGACATTAACATTTGTGCCACAAACCAGTATACCAGGATGACTACAGCCACAGAATTGTTTGGTGCGGCACCTAACGACCACGAGATTGTTCGGGTGGCGCCTACTACCAGGATTGTTCGTTGCGACGCCAACGACCACGAGATTGTTCGATGTGGCGCCTAACAACTGCATATTGTTCGATGCGGCGCCTAATGGTTGTAGATTGTTCGGTGCGGCGCCTAACGGCCACAGATTGTTAGGTGCGGCGCCTAACGGCCACAGATTGTTAGGTGCGGCGCGGCCGCAGATTGTTTGGTGCAGCACCTAACAGCCGCAGATTATTCAGTGCTGCGCCTAATGACGCAGGAAAAGCCACAGGATTGTACGGTACTGGCGCCTAACAAACGCAGGATTGTTTGGTGCAGCGCCTTACGGCCGCAGATTGTTCGGTGGTGCGGCGCCTTACGGCCGCAGATTGTTCGGTGCTGCGGCGCCTAACGGCCGCAAATTGTTCGGTGTTGCGGCGCCTAACGGCCGCAGATTGTTCGGTGCTGCAGCGCCTAACGGTCGCAGATTGTTTGGTGCTGCAGCGCCTAACGGCCGCAGATTGTTCGGTGCGGAGCCTAACGGCCGCAGATTGTTCCGTACGGTGCCTACGGCCACGGGATTGGCTGGTGCGGCGCCTACGACCACGGGATTGTCTGGAGCAGCGCTACAGCCATGGGATTGTCTGGTGCGGTGCCTACGGCTGTGAAATTGTTTGAGGGAATGTCCAGTGCGGCACTTACGGCACCTTTGACAGAGGGATTGTTTGTTACGGCAGCGGGAATGTTTGGTACGGCGCCTTTGACAGCGGGGTCGTTTGCGCAACTCCTTTGCTATTACTTCTAGGGCCCTGTGTTTTTCAATGGCGTAATCCGAATATCAGATAAGAAAAATAGTTATGTAACAAAAAGTTTTCGATCAAATCTCATCGTTATAAACAATGTCCTTAACCAAATAGTACTCAAAAGTCTTTCATGGATAATTTTGGAGAATCGGGAGAGATGTCAGATAAAAATTGCCAAATAGAGTTTTTGAGCTCATGATGAAACCATTCGCACATCTAATTGAATCCTCATTCATCATCATAAAACCATTCCtcctcccaaaaaaaaaaaaaaaaacggcgAGGTCAGATAAAAtgccaaataaaagttttgagcTCAAAATGGAGATACTAATCTCCATTCGCACATCTAATTGAATCATCATCCTTCGCcgtgttttttttcaaaaaaaaaatcaaagaaaaaaacaagttctATTTAAAAAGACAAGGAGCGATCGGAAAACAATTCGTCAAGAGACAATGGAGATGTATATAAAAGAGAGACTTAACAACAATCCTAGAAGACGACGGCTAAGTCACTGAATAGCTTCacgaagatatatatatatacatatgaactAGGGTTGAGCTCCGTGAAATTACGTTCTACCCTTATGAGGCTTATTGTTGTTAGTCCATGGGCTTATCTGAAGGGCCTTCGGACGTATATTAActcttttcaattttaaaatcaataaataataattcaactCTGTTATTAAAGTCCAGCTTGGTTGCAGAATCAGATTGAGCAAGATCGGTGAAGTTTGTGGCATGGAGTCATAAGCTACTCTGTTTTTAACTTATTCcggtttgtttttcaatttttcagcttactctgtttttgtctctGGACTTTTCATTTCAATTATTCATATtctgagtttaaaaaaaaaaaaaaacaccaaaacaagaaaaaaagaggttCGAAAGGATGAATTCAAGTCTAGGCCCCTGGTGATGCTCACACTGACACATCAAGTCAAAACGTGTGTTGCCTTTGTCCACACTAAACCAGTGGTCGTGTTAGACATTGAGTTAGCACACCTGGGTATACTCTGGTCGGTTACTAGTAAGGATAAGGATTCTAAGtgtaattttggttattttggtttTCAGGTGGTTTTGTGGTCCAAAGCTCGCTAATCATGACATAGAAGAGAATAAAGCTCAAAactaaacttcaaatatgaaAGAAGGTTTTGAATGTAACAGAGTTTACTGCACGAAGTATCTCTCCCAGTAAAATCAGTATCATTAagcttctttaaataaaaaaataaaaactcattaATCGCATCTCTCTACTTCGACATGATGAACTCATGCATCAATCTCATCTAAAAACTGACATGGACAATTAAAAACATGCAAAAACAACCTTCTTTATAAAGTAGCAAACACAAAGTAAATTATTTGACTACAAGTAATCTTGTTCACAAGGAAGATGATACAAGAAACAAGTCAAGAGCATTGCAGATGTAACtacttaaaaataatttctttctttccttttgccTCGTTGATTGATTCGTAGTTGCAAATAAACTGGGAACTTAGGAACAGAACAAAAGCCGTTTAACTGAGATATCCACCTTCTCCAACATCGTAAGCTGTTTGGCCGCAATATGTCTCAGTCCATTTAGATCCGCGGGAATCGAAAACCATTGTGGCTTTCTTCTCTACGTCAATGAAGAAGCTCCCAAACCATAGCGACTTTCTTCTGTTACTGTTACTAtcgttttataattttctatatcaCGAATCCAATCCTAATTAGCGAGGGTCTTCTTGAAGAATCCAGACTGTTGCGATTGAGAGGTGTGACAGACCATCTCAACATATTAGGGATTTACTCTCGTTTCTTGATATGCAAGTACCAAATCTACTTTTTGCTTCCTTAATTGTTCATGTGCATGAAAGTAAGACTGCAGCagatttaaaaaccaaaacttataaTCCTGCAACGAAAAACTGTTCCCTGAACATGTGAAACCACATATTTTGGCACTTGTTTCCAGAAAACATACACAATGATGAATACAACTTTTTACACAGACACTGATTGATACAAAGCTTTACAAAAGAGTGAGAAGAACACAACTTTcctaaccactttttttttttctcgggtTCATAATAACTCATACGAATCCAATTAGTAAATCACGAGCAACAAGACTCTCTGTTACCTACCAGTCATCATCAAGACTAGCCCGGTGAAAACACATGACAGTGCAAATGAATATGAAGAACGATGTGAATTCTATGAGCATTGCACCGGTCTCGATCATATGTGCGTGCCTTAGGATGATTGGGATAGCCAGGCTCCCCACTGTCGATGCTCCCGTCAAGAACTTAGCTGCATCTATCCACCTGCGTTTAAACGACGAGCAAATTTGGTAATCGATGTTTCATCATGTAAGTCGAAGTAGCAGTAAAGTCTCTTTAGTAACTAACCCTCCACCGTCCCGACTAGTAAGAAATTGGGTTGAGCCTCCTCCAAAAAACATACAAGGCATAGGCACCACTACATACATGAGTGCTGATAGCATTGGCCACCAATTACCATATATCGCACATGCCTAACCATGATAAACAAATAGTTAGCGCTAAATTTCTCAGATGACTATACCATGTGTTACTTACTGCATGGTACGATCAGGTACAACAAGGgaataacaaaaatatgaaaaactgaTCAGATACGTAAATCTGGTGatcccttctcttcttctaatCGAATtgcaacaaaaaacaaactagACCTATATACGGACATCATGATAGAAGTTGACGATAGAAGATGCTTGAGTTTAGAGAAGTTGTTCAGAAAGTAAGTCGTTTAGTCAGTTAGACACTGAGTTAGCACCTGCATCGGCTAAGGAAAAGGAACCCAGCTTAGCATATAGTCATATACTAAGGTCGGTTAGTGTGGGAATGTGATAAGGATAAGAATTCGAAGTGTAATAATTGACATACAAGAGAGTGAAGctcaaaacttcaaatatgcAACAAGGATTGAATGTAAAAGATTTTTACTTGAGAAAGTATCTAGCCCAAGCATAAAATAGGCCAAGACTCACAACTCTGTTTGGTAGACCAACCAGGATACAAAAGGAGACCAGTATACTAAGCTCACAACCTAACAGCAGAACTTCAAGAGCTATAAGATAAGCAGACTGCTATATAGAAACGTACCAGGATCTGTAGGAGGATACTAGATGAAAACATGAAAGCAAGTCCAGCAAGTCTGTGAAACCACGAAATTATAAATCTGTAAGATCACGAGAACTCATACACTCGGATATAACAAGTCAAAGTAATCAAAAGAGCTTCAAGTCTTAAAACTTACACTGTACCAAAAACAGCAAATTTGAGCATTCCAGGAGCAATCCAcatatgaaaattgaaaaaagaaagaagcaaagaatgAGTGAGCTTGAACGTTTCAAAAAACCCTAGctcacaaaattaacaaatcatgGAGCAACTCAAACGAACCGAAATCTGAGTAATTCAAGACTCAAATCTAAAACGTACGGGAGAATATGAACATGGAACAAATCGAATTGAATCTGATTCGATTCCATCGGGAAATGATACTAATATGAAAGAGAGGTGATTAGATTTACCTTCGATGGTCATTGTCATGTCGGCGAAtggaaaaaagttttgattacCGGAGATCGAGTCTTGGTTGATCGCCGGTGACTATTAAAGAGAAGGCGATGATTTCGTTGTCGccctttgagagagagagagagagagaagcaaagcaAAGGAGTCGCGATTTGGGagcaaaatcaaaaatcattGTCTGACCGGCCAATATtggttttctctctctcgtaATCGATTTAATCCTTTTGGTTTTGCtggtttgatttggttattATTGGGTTTCAGAATTGTGATTTTGATATTAGTTTActccaaataaaattattaaaaaagtaaGTGAAGTGAcatcattgttttattttaattttttaaaaatacgaTCAAAATTACCGAGAAAAAATAACTCATTCATATATAAGAAGAATGTTTTTATAACTGAAGATTTTGAACCAGTTCATACCAATcattcatcaaaatatatgaaatgctgaatagtttttttttttttgtaattcttgaAACAACAATTAATTAGTCGAGTTGATTCGTTTCCATAAAATTAGTTAGTGTATATGTGAATCCAATATTATCATGTTATCATTTGCTTAGTGCGTTCATGTCTGGTGGATGattcaaaagttttcattaTGATGCCATTGTGATTTAACTTTACGAACTTTTCTGTAATGTTAAACCCCAAATTCTAAACCTTAGTttaataataagagaaggtgTTACCTTATTCTTCCTCAAGCAACGTGTGTTATTTGAGTTTTGCTCCCAATAAGTAAGGTGTTATTTAAATTTGGCTCTTCCGTTTTGGAGAAAGTCTTTCTGAGTAAGCTGTAATAGCATAGTCCAttaatttgacaatgaaaaaaaaatagcatagACTGTCCAATTATTTTACAAGGTGAGATGACATAATTGCAACAACTAGTTGAGAGAGTTTGAGACATGGAGGAGGCCGACATGTTCCTAACTATTCAACACCTACTTGTGATACTTCTTTGCTCTGTTGCCCACTTGTCTCTGCACACGAGggtggtttttttttcacaatttggACGTTTAATCGCAATTACTtcaaattagtattattttatttgtccAAGTAAACAAAATGGTTaaatctttgaatatttttactGATGATTAAAACATTATGTAGACACTAATTTACTAATCAAATTTATCTAATACCATATCAATCCGTGAGTTGAAGTCAGAGTTCAAATCAATTCCTACCAACTATATATGGACCTCTACTATTAAGTATTAAATCTTAATTTGACTATAGTAAACATATTAACTTACAAAATTTACTCAATTCTATATAAGCCTAGATAACCTAGtagttataattgtttttaacagGAAAAACAATATTATTCTTACCAGCGGATCAGGTTTGATCCCATCTACCACAAAaactgtttactttttttttttcttgaggtcaaaaatcagtttttttatatttttttactaatattctTTCGAAGTCAACTACAGGTGAGTAATTGAGCAAATTATAGACATGTCAATAATTCCATCTCCATCATCTATCTGACTGCAAGAGAACTAGAgaaataagagtttttttttttttttttttacacatagAGATTGATTCATATAAATCTAgtccatgaaaaaaaaaaaatctcctaaaTGGTTGGATATagattctcatttttatttctatgaAATATACATTCATATATTCTTTTCACATATCTTgggttatttatttttcctttttcttttttccttttggcAAAATAATTACTATTGTCTATTTTGTCatgttgtattaaaaaaaataaaaaaataaaaggaaattatcATCCAGCCGGAGTAAACATCTCAAAACTCCCTCTTAGAGTAAAACAAATCTCTTATCTCGCTTTCTATTCTTCATACCCTCACCTTTTCTAATAAGAGGTGGTGAGACCATTTTAGCCTTACAATTTAATtgatttagattaaatttttttgaaaaaaaaattaacccatCTCTCTTTCGACCCGAGAGAAACCCGACGTGTAAGTTCTCATTCCAGCCGCCGGCGATTCTTCCGACGTCGGAGCTCCCACTGTTGTCGTTATTAACCAAATCGAGTTGAATCAAGTTGTTCGTCGGAGCTCTCTTTCAACCCGAGAAACCCGACCTGGTTACTCACCTCTCAACCCAGCCGCCGGCTATTCTTCCGTCGTCGGAGCTCCTACTGCTGTCGTTCTTCACCAACTCGACTTGAatcaagttgttcttcaaaatgCAGGTGCGTTACTTCTCATTAGAGTAGCTTTTTGttgaaattgtttttgatttgtaaattcagaaattcAATTGGATTTAGATCGAAGAAAGCTTAGCACATTGGGTGTTTTACAAAGGTTTATTGGTCGATTGAGCTATCTATTAGATAAGAAATGGATTTGGCTTTCGATTAGAACTCGTTTACCATTCGAGTCGATTTTGATAGGAGAGAGAGAATGTGGTGAAACTGGTAATACTGGTAtatttagtaaaactagtaaaactagtagtagtactaattatgatttttttatattggttggttTGGCAGGATACAATATGCGAGAACGTCAGCctacattttaaatttgaaggacgcatgtatagtataatgttcaagaggaatataacattgttgatgttaaaagcaaGGATACAAAGGAAGATTGGGTTTGTTGAAAGTAACGTTCAGTTGCAGCTGAGCTACAAGCCACTACTGGTAGAAACAGTTGAGCATTGTGagcttaatgatgatgaggatgttaatgtttatctagactctgttaattatgagaagcgaagatgtatgttgtttgtgaatgtcATCCCTTCTGAGCCTCAGCCTGAGCAAGTTCCCATAGCGCCCACAGTGCCCACAATGCCCATAGTGGACCAAAGTTCTGTCGgtatgaactttgaaaaccaacatgCGAAGGATGGTGAAATCGGACCTAACGCCATTGTTGTCTACgtaggcaaagaaaaggctgtagAGGGTGATTCTAATAAAGAGGGTGAAGCTGAATCACgtgatgaaggtgatgaataTACTGAGCCACGCCCTGTTGTAGAACCGGGTAAGTATATTGAACCATGAGATGACGGTTTGGATCTGACTAAACTTCAAgaatttccaaacaagaaggcattgcaagatgtggtggatagagcttcattcgctaactgttttagttttgaaatagtAAAGTCGGACAAGGTGCGTTATGTggtcaaatgtcctaaagaaggATGTAACTGGGGTTTACGAGGTGGTAGGATTCGAGATACAGATATTTTCTCGATTAGAAGGCACAACAAGATGCATACATGCTCTCGGGCTAGTCAAAGTTCAAGCAACAGTAAGAGACAAGGCACTCCAAAATTAGTTGCTTCTCTTTTACATGGTGATTATCCAGGGCAAATGGAAACTCCACCTCCGAAAATTATCATGGATCTTGTCAAGACAAAATTAGGTGTTGATATATCATATTCCACGGCGTTGAGAGGGAAAAATCAAGCTGTTACTGATTTGAAAGGTAGCCCAGAAGAAAGCTACAAGATGCTGCGATGTTATCTGCACATGTTAGAGAAGGTTAATCATGGTACAAGATCATATGTGCATTgcaatgagaataataaattcatgtacTTGTTCATAGCTTTGGGAGCTAGCATTGAAGGATTTAAAGTCATGAGGAAAGTTATAACTATGGATGCAACTTTTCTAAAGAACGGATATAagggtgttcttgtttttgcgtcggctcaagatcctaaccgtcaccattatcccttggcgtttggtgttcttgatggtgagaatgatgcaagttggaattggtttttggagatgttgaaaACCGTTGTTGGGGATTCTTCTGAAATAGTATTTATGACTGACAGAAATACAAGTCTCATAAAAGCTATAGCTAATGTGTATCCTCTGgctcatcatggtttttgtatatggCATTTATCCCAAAATGTGAAAGGTTATGCTCGTAACGTGAACAAAGACGTTGTTGCATGGAGATTCATGGAGTGTAGTAGGTTTTACACAGTGGCTGAGTTCAACATTGCTTACGCATCTTTTACGACAAGATATCCTTCTGCTGCCAAGTATCTTGAAGAATCTACCCAGAAAGAAAGATGGGCACGATGTGTTTttccaggagatagatacaacctAGACACAAGCAACTGTGTTGAATCGTTGAACAGTGTATTCAAAGATGCAAGGAGGTACTCCTTGATACCCATGCTTGAtgcaatacttaaaaaattCTCTGAATGGTTTAATGAACATCGAAAAGATGCTGTGTCTGGATCAGTCGCAAATAAATTGGTGCCTTTAGTGGAGAACTACTTACATGATTTATGGGCAACTGCTGAGAAACTAAAGGTGATAGAGCTAAATGGTTTCGAGCTTGAATACAATGTCATTGACAGTGACGGAAAGCCTTATTTGGTGAAGTTGCGATTGAGAAGTTGCAGTTGTAGGTTTTTCAATATACAAAAGTATCCTTGTGTGCATGCATTGGCGTCTTTCATTACATACCA is drawn from Camelina sativa cultivar DH55 chromosome 1, Cs, whole genome shotgun sequence and contains these coding sequences:
- the LOC104773761 gene encoding vacuolar protein sorting-associated protein 55 homolog isoform X2 gives rise to the protein MFSSSILLQILACAIYGNWWPMLSALMYVVVPMPCMFFGGGSTQFLTSRDGGGWIDAAKFLTGASTVGSLAIPIILRHAHMIETGAMLIEFTSFFIFICTVMCFHRASLDDDW
- the LOC104773761 gene encoding vacuolar protein sorting-associated protein 55 homolog isoform X1 — translated: MWIAPGMLKFAVFGTVLAGLAFMFSSSILLQILACAIYGNWWPMLSALMYVVVPMPCMFFGGGSTQFLTSRDGGGWIDAAKFLTGASTVGSLAIPIILRHAHMIETGAMLIEFTSFFIFICTVMCFHRASLDDDW